The Eremothecium gossypii ATCC 10895 chromosome IV, complete sequence genome contains a region encoding:
- the COX12 gene encoding cytochrome c oxidase subunit VIb (Syntenic homolog of Saccharomyces cerevisiae YLR038C (COX12)) — MSEESPLRTVGFDARFPNQNQTKHCWQSYVDYHKCVNAKGEDFGPCKVFFRTFSSLCPVEWVEKWDEQRSKGIFPGDKV, encoded by the coding sequence ATGTCTGAAGAATCCCCATTGCGTACAGTTGGTTTCGACGCCCGCTTCCCTAACCAGAACCAGACGAAGCACTGCTGGCAATCGTACGTTGACTACCACAAGTGTGTTAATGCCAAGGGCGAGGACTTTGGCCCATGCAAGGTGTTCTTTAGAACCTTTTCATCTTTGTGCCCTGTCGAGTGGGTCGAAAAGTGGGACGAACAAAGATCCAAGGGGATTTTCCCCGGGGACAAGGTCTAG
- the RIC1 gene encoding Ric1p (Syntenic homolog of Saccharomyces cerevisiae YLR039C (RIC1)) — protein sequence MRLWPFEPFRASRLPKGEYAFKQGTPADSDGYESILEIGVLSQSNLVIVLTETRVLVYNAKPMALVACHERTNESVEKFGLNKKMYNNMHYGTLLDEVVTKENHKSFNVETKGVFFYIMTSDNFLLVYQVLAGIDGFSVYTDYGVACDRERHHLLEKRPFIGDESTSSVLTVFDKNDGRTAIQNGYVTGKTRGFFEFWKGTGSANEELPVKKHELRLRVVLKFDYPIHDMFGAYSIDSTDEEEGQFMVLLLSDGVKHLHLSDFKLNKSSLIEIKHGHHMVLHNGDLFVAAQDAEYKVSINRVSLGSQEIHTDDVPTSPASELIAVYAIYDILVLAYESELLHYNVKSKTIKRSKLSLKIRRCHKEEDLLILLTQDNRICISTIYGNILFSSDFDMNGKSLACTSLNCFDNTILIGSADGHLITWPMWQEISNQSIDFKHDTPLILCNKHNDLMISSPLNCPTLEQNLMQVISLPLKELNNHILAARLNGPQNLLAVYISNRNILLLHFLHSNRWKIFHDVTILEIVWLGNHFLLCHMANNEGDEWLQCYQFSQKAGPSEDLEEYSVWRWEIPYESKLQNIFVTTCPTLKPLKVKSKTSDESGLTLFKTAELLLLCEDGSYTVFDVISFLHPAGVETIKRFHQSKRHKLPEEVSSNVRWLLPWKGQLLVLDGDTLYRVGTQDEQGYANTSVIMDSVERVIDCTGETISVLTGNQLSIFTVEELANKDTPQATVPVSEDEYPVFVNPSMALVYNVQCSYRDHVTKMALDQHIYLDQVISRLLEKGLPGIEIHEQYSMLRHYPFVLEKVLSTDVLANRPLAPILQLIDIYDEAPPNKASWKMEIVSNCLRKIETKHWDYLFEQLGLTPMELLVQCTENGETKILGMLLMVFLNYDETSTGTAAVKPVAPKADIPLNTDKNGHLAVDNAVNSPISAALQYEGLIQKVLKVIVTSAGSALTPLEAQEYWDMALQIMRFVKALDKQNGSTLVEDCLQQL from the coding sequence ATGAGACTTTGGCCCTTTGAACCGTTCAGAGCCTCGCGATTGCCCAAAGGCGAGTATGCATTCAAGCAGGGAACCCCGGCAGATTCAGATGGATATGAGAGCATATTAGAAATTGGTGTGTTATCACAATCGAATTTGGTTATAGTGCTAACCGAGACTCGAGTTCTGGTCTATAACGCAAAGCCAATGGCCCTAGTTGCATGCCACGAGCGGACAAACGAATCGGTGGAAAAGTTTGGGCTGAATAAGAAGATGTATAACAATATGCACTATGGAACCCTGCTCGATGAAGTTGTCACCAAAGAAAACCATAAGTCATTCAACGTTGAAACAAAGGGTGTGTTCTTCTATATTATGACAAGCGATAATTTCCTGCTGGTCTACCAGGTTCTCGCGGGGATTGATGGTTTCTCCGTGTACACGGATTATGGGGTGGCCTGTGATCGTGAAAGACACCATTTACTCGAAAAGAGGCCATTTATTGGGGATGAAAGTACCTCCAGCGTTCTCACAGTATTTGACAAAAACGATGGTAGAACAGCGATCCAGAATGGATACGTTACTGGCAAGACCCGAGGATTTTTTGAGTTCTGGAAGGGCACTGGGAGTGCCAACGAAGAACTCCCTGTCAAGAAGCACGAACTGCGTTTAAGGGTAGTGTTAAAATTTGACTACCCAATTCATGATATGTTCGGCGCATATTCAATTGATTCAACTGATGAGGAAGAAGGGCAGTTCATGGTTTTGCTACTATCAGACGGGGTCAAGCACCTGCATCTTTCCGACTTTAAGCTAAATAAAAGTTCGTTGATTGAGATTAAGCATGGGCATCATATGGTTCTCCATAATGGGGACTTATTTGTGGCAGCGCAAGATGCAGAGTACAAAGTTAGTATTAACCGGGTGTCGTTAGGTTCTCAGGAGATCCATACAGACGATGTGCCCACTTCGCCAGCATCTGAACTAATCGCAGTATATGCTATATACGATATTCTTGTTTTAGCATACGAAAGTGAACTGTTACATTACAATGTTAAGTCGAAAACCATTAAGCGCTCCAAACTCTCCTTAAAAATTAGGAGGTGCCACAAGGAGGAAGATTTGCTTATTCTATTAACCCAGGATAATCGCATTTGTATATCTACAATCTATGGTAATATCCTCTTTTCATCCGACTTTGATATGAATGGCAAGTCTTTAGCATGTACCAGCCTCAACTGTTTTGACAACACTATACTTATAGGTTCAGCGGATGGCCACCTGATTACCTGGCCAATGTGGCAGGAGATAAGCAACCAGTCAATTGATTTCAAGCATGACACACCATTAATACTTTGCAATAAACACAATGATCTGATGATATCATCCCCATTGAATTGTCCCACGTTGGAACAAAATCTGATGCAAGTAATCAGTCTCCCTTTAAAAGAACTAAATAACCATATTTTGGCTGCAAGGCTTAATGGACCTCAAAACCTCCTGGCTGTCTATATTAGCAATAGGAATATTCTGCTTTTGCATTTTCTTCATTCCAACAGATGGAAGATCTTCCATGACGTGACAATACTTGAAATAGTCTGGCTTGGAAACCATTTCCTACTTTGCCATATGGCTAACAATGAGGGTGACGAGTGGTTACAGTGCTATCAGTTTTCTCAAAAAGCAGGCCCATCTGAAGACCTCGAGGAGTATTCAGTCTGGAGATGGGAGATACCTTACGAGTCAAAACTACAGAATATATTCGTCACTACGTGTCCAACATTGAAACCACTAAAAGTTAAAAGCAAGACTTCAGATGAATCTGGCCTGACACTATTCAAGACGGCAGAGTTATTACTTCTTTGCGAAGATGGCTCCTATACAGTTTTTGACGTCATCTCTTTTCTACATCCAGCAGGCGTTGAAACAATCAAACGGTTTCATCAAAGCAAGCGTCACAAGTTGCCAGAAGAAGTGTCAAGCAATGTTCGCTGGCTCCTACCTTGGAAAGGTCAGCTATTGGTGCTAGACGGCGACACTCTCTATCGTGTTGGAACTCAAGATGAACAGGGCTACGCAAATACCTCGGTTATAATGGATTCCGTAGAGCGGGTGATAGACTGCACTGGTGAAACCATCTCCGTTCTTACTGGAAATCAGCTATCAATTTTCACAGTGGAAGAACTAGCCAACAAAGATACTCCCCAGGCCACGGTGCCAGTGTCCGAAGATGAATATCCAGTTTTTGTGAATCCCAGTATGGCCCTTGTCTATAATGTCCAGTGTTCCTATCGGGACCACGTAACGAAGATGGCATTGGATCAGCATATTTACCTTGACCAAGTGATCTCCAGACTCCTAGAAAAGGGCCTTCCGGGAATCGAAATCCACGAGCAGTACAGCATGTTAAGACACTATCCATTTGTCCTGGAAAAGGTTCTGTCCACCGATGTTCTTGCTAATCGGCCACTGGCGCCCATTCTTCAGCTCATCGATATCTATGACGAGGCCCCTCCCAATAAGGCCAGCTGGAAGATGGAGATCGTTAGTAACTGTCTCCGCAAGATCGAAACCAAGCACTGGGACTACCTGTTCGAGCAATTGGGACTCACGCCGATGGAATTGCTGGTGCAGTGCACAGAAAACGGCGAAACCAAGATTCTGGGAATGCTGCTCATGGTCTTCTTAAACTACGACGAAACAAGCACCGGTACCGCGGCCGTGAAACCTGTAGCCCCGAAGGCAGATATCCCTCTTAATACAGACAAAAATGGCCACCTGGCAGTTGACAACGCAGTCAACTCGCCTATTTCCGCAGCGCTGCAATACGAGGGCCTCATACAGAAGGTATTGAAGGTCATCGTCACCTCAGCAGGTAGCGCTCTTACTCCTCTCGAAGCACAAGAGTACTGGGATATGGCGCTTCAAATCATGCGCTTCGTCAAAGCTCTGGACAAGCAGAACGGGAGTACGCTGGTCGAAGACTGTCTGCAGCAGTTATAA
- the RRB1 gene encoding ribosome biosynthesis protein RRB1 (Syntenic homolog of Saccharomyces cerevisiae YMR131C (RRB1)): protein MSKRSASIEELEDGQGRVVQSKTDLHTVPVAGGEDEDVDMHDEEMGEFEDPYGDDFDSEGEIIQVDDDADGDDDAMDDEEYLEQKQQQAENMVENDKGADTKEGQLYLPHMSQPLGPDEVLQADPTVYEMLHNVNLPWPCMTLDLIPDNLGSERRNYPQSILMTTATQASKKKDNELLVLKLSQLAKTLAKDEDDGAEDDEDDEDEDADPIIENENIKLRDTTNRMQVSPFAAESQEVLAATMSENGEAHIFDLGPQVKAFSSPGYQVPKAAQRPQYTIKNHGNVEGYGLDWSPLIKTGALLTGDCSGRVFLTQRTSSKWITDKQPFTVDNNKSIEDIKWSPSENTVFATCGVDGHVRIWDIRSKKHKPALSVKVSDTDVNVMSWNQKISYLLATGDDNGTWGVWDLRQFSNQQGGVSPVAQYDFHKGAITSISFNPLDESIIAVASEDNTVTLWDLSVEADDEEIKQQAAEVKELQQIPPQLLFVHWQKEVKDVKWHKQIPGCLVSTGTDGLNVWKTISV, encoded by the coding sequence ATGTCGAAGAGATCAGCTTCAATCGAAGAACTAGAAGATGGACAGGGGCGGGTAGTCCAATCCAAAACAGATCTTCACACAGTGCCTGTGGCAGGCGGAGAGGATGAAGACGTCGATATGCACGATGAAGAGATGGGGGAATTTGAAGATCCGTATGGCGACGACTTCGACAGCGAGGGCGAGATCATTCAGGTGGATGATGATGCCGACGGAGATGACGATGCCATGGACGACGAGGAGTACCTGGAGCAGAAGCAACAGCAGGCCGAGAACATGGTTGAAAATGACAAAGGCGCTGATACAAAGGAAGGGCAGCTGTACCTGCCACACATGTCGCAGCCCCTAGGACCTGACGAGGTGCTGCAGGCAGATCCTACTGTTTATGAGATgcttcacaatgtcaatCTTCCATGGCCATGCATGACGCTGGATCTGATCCCGGATAACCTTGGGTCTGAGCGGAGAAATTACCCACAGTCGATTCTGATGACTACGGCCACGCAGGCATCCAAGAAGAAAGACAACGAGCTGCTTGTGCTAAAGTTATCTCAATTGGCGAAAACCCTTGCGAAGGATGAGGACGACGGTGCGGAGGACGACGAAGAtgacgaggacgaggacgcCGATCCGATTATCGAGAACGAAAATATCAAGCTACGTGACACAACGAACCGAATGCAGGTATCCCCGTTCGCCGCTGAATCACAGGAAGTTTTGGCCGCTACCATGAGCGAAAACGGTGAGGCACATATATTTGACCTTGGACCTCAAGTAAAGGCATTCAGCTCGCCAGGTTACCAGGTCCCTAAAGCTGCGCAAAGACCACAGTACACTATCAAAAATCATGGGAATGTCGAGGGCTATGGACTAGACTGGTCGCCTTTGATCAAAACTGGCGCTCTCTTGACCGGAGACTGCTCCGGAAGGGTATTTTTGACCCAGAGAACTTCCTCCAAATGGATTACCGACAAGCAGCCATTCACTGTCGACAATAATAAGTCCATCGAGGACATAAAGTGGTCTCCAAGTGAAAATACCGTATTTGCCACGTGCGGTGTGGACGGCCATGTCCGCATATGGGACATACGGTCTAAAAAGCACAAGCCAGCGCTATCTGTTAAGGTTTCAGACACAGATGTGAATGTCATGAGCTGGAACCAGAAGATCAGCTACTTGCTTGCTACTGGTGATGACAACGGCACATGGGGTGTGTGGGACTTGAGGCAATTCTCGAACCAGCAGGGAGGTGTGTCTCCAGTTGCACAGTACGATTTCCACAAGGGTGCCATTACCTCGATAAGTTTCAACCCATTGGATGAATCTATCATTGCAGTTGCATCTGAAGACAACACCGTGACCCTTTGGGACTTGTCTGTCGAAGCCGACGACGAAGAAATCAAGCAGCAAGCGGCAGAGGTCAAGGAACTTCAACAGATTCCACCTCAGCTGCTATTTGTACACTGGCAAAAGGAGGTGAAGGACGTGAAATGGCATAAGCAGATCCCTGGCTGTCTAGTCAGCACAGGCACCGACGGTTTGAACGTTTGGAAAACTATCAGTGTCTGA
- the JLP2 gene encoding Jlp2p (Syntenic homolog of Saccharomyces cerevisiae YMR132C (JLP2)), producing MVYFYDLIAADSAEVFWIVVGRNKEENDLLVKHGYRELNYLWFHVDKYASAHVYLKLHAKQQSSSDVPRDVLHACLQLCKSESVQGNKQAQCSIVSTPWHNLRKSGYMKPGEVSFKSTKAIAKLQCAGRDNKLLNQLRKRRIDIYDDVETLLRDAKRSKDGDFFIHYITANRERLLEEEKERASAKKARKRQVDSSELPCEEESS from the coding sequence ATGGTATACTTCTATGACTTAATAGCCGCCGACTCAGCAGAGGTGTTCTGGATTGTAGTAGGCAGGAACAAGGAGGAGAACGACCTTTTGGTCAAGCACGGGTACCGGGAGTTAAACTACCTCTGGTTCCACGTAGACAAGTATGCCAGCGCACATGTCTATCTCAAGTTACATGCAAAGCAGCAGAGCTCCAGCGACGTGCCGCGGGATGTGCTGCATGCCTGCCTGCAGTTGTGCAAGTCAGAGTCTGTACAAGGGAACAAGCAGGCACAATGTAGCATTGTGAGCACGCCCTGGCACAACCTGCGCAAATCTGGATATATGAAACCGGGCGAGGTGTCGTTCAAGTCGACCAAAGCCATCGCGAAGTTGCAATGTGCAGGGCGTGATAACAAGCTGCTAAACCAACTGCGAAAGCGACGCATTGATATATACGACGATGTCGAGACGCTCCTGCGTGATGCGAAACGCAGCAAGGATGGCGACTTCTTCATCCACTACATCACAGCTAACCGGGAGAGGCTGTTAGAAGAGGAGAAAGAGCGAGCGTCAGCAAAGAAGGCTCGCAAGCGGCAAGTGGACAGCAGCGAGTTACCATGCGAAGAAGAGTCGTCGTAG
- the REC114 gene encoding Rec114p (Syntenic homolog of Saccharomyces cerevisiae YMR133W (REC114)): MPMNEFVIPIRKYSQYSFWEPAPQGFSSPKVPVMMEKWQHFSMRENLLFKIGSKGDGLLTIKVVWNNAQVLEEVSAPLHSDTVQFSFKAPSISCKYLYKQSGQMFIRRFQVGFVTGHEFLQTKEVLAKLGFVMRTAVSTRQNSKAVFVPPAGPAFDLSNASFQGMYAPLDAFGCATQASQQALWQAVEPLLSQSTPLPSARPEGFGLASLENGQRPPAMGQILRGCGDTPPKELFPSTTTLVSANTLADIDAESLKQRLQDKEFMRWVCSKITDIQYEP; the protein is encoded by the coding sequence ATGCCAATGAACGAGTTTGTGATTCCCATTAGGAAGTATTCCCAGTATTCATTCTGGGAACCTGCCCCTCAGGGCTTTAGCTCTCCAAAAGTACCTGTTATGATGGAGAAGTGGCAACACTTTTCAATGAGAGAGAACCTTCTATTCAAGATAGGCAGCAAGGGCGATGGTCTACTGACGATTAAAGTGGTGTGGAATAATGCACAGGTATTGGAGGAGGTCAGTGCCCCTTTGCATTCGGACACGGTGCAGTTTTCCTTCAAGGCGCCGTCGATATCGTGCAAATACCTGTACAAGCAGAGTGGCCAGATGTTCATCCGCCGCTTCCAGGTAGGGTTTGTGACGGGACATGAATTTCTACAGACGAAGGAAGTGTTAGCGAAACTCGGGTTTGTAATGCGGACTGCGGTGTCGACACGGCAGAATTCCAAGGCAGTATTTGTCCCTCCCGCCGGGCCCGCCTTTGATCTCAGCAACGCGAGCTTCCAAGGGATGTACGCGCCGCTGGACGCCTTTGGATGTGCAACGCAGGCGTCCCAGCAGGCACTTTGGCAAGCAGTCGAGCCGCTTCTTTCGCAGAGTACTCCGTTACCATCAGCCCGCCCAGAAGGATTTGGGCTGGCAAGCTTAGAAAACGGGCAGCGGCCGCCTGCGATGGGACAGATTTTGAGGGGATGCGGAGACACACCGCCGAAGGAGTTGTTTCCCTCGACGACGACCCTTGTGAGTGCGAACACGCTGGCAGATATTGATGCAGAGTCGCTCAAGCAGAGGCTACAGGACAAGGAATTTATGAGATGGGTATGTTCTAAAATCACGGATATTCAGTACGAACCATAA
- a CDS encoding ADR245Wp (NOHBY433; No homolog in Saccharomyces cerevisiae): MLMSAPTSGGVPLFNLVKNPMTSSLDGTMPPNESWNAIISKKSGNLPFAKASKILRSALISTPCPSALATNSLRFLWPPSLSGPPTTVDSRWSKLLNSLAPMSAPPTAVWKIRITLAAFSPNCGMFSRRSARSDKLGTAGAAGFSSSPSRLCRTWAGTRTDWYLDGELNTSCRYLKISSS, from the coding sequence ATGTTGATGAGTGCACCTACATCTGGTGGCGTGCCGTTGTTCAATCTCGTCAAGAACCCAATGACCTCTTCACTAGATGGAACAATGCCTCCCAACGAGTCCTGGAATGCGATTATATCAAAAAAATCAGGCAATCTACCATTTGCCAAGGCCTCCAAAATTCTGCGGAGCGCATTAATATCAACACCCTGCCCATCGGCTCTCGCCACCAATTCACTACGCTTCTTGTGGCCTCCATCGCTTAGTGGCCCACCCACAACGGTTGATAGTAGATGGAGCAAGTTGCTTAACTCTTTAGCACCAATGTCAGCGCCGCCGACAGCAGTCTGGAAGATACGAATAACTCTGGCGGCATTCTCACCAAACTGTGGTATGTTCTCGAGAAGGTCTGCAAGATCCGACAAGTTGGGGacagctggcgcagctggcTTCTCGTCTTCACCATCGCGCCTCTGTAGAACCTGGGCGGGAACACGCACTGACTGGTACTTGGATGGCGAGTTGAATACGTCCTGCAGGTACTTGAAAATATCATCCAGCTGA
- a CDS encoding ADR246Cp (NOHBY434; No homolog in Saccharomyces cerevisiae), whose product MKYTSAILLAQVAFVAAQSSSGSVTGSAAPAPGAGSGASISSTTTVTASGSGPGATSGASSGAAGGAAGGAAGGAAGGAAGGAAGSNSGNSGSNGSGSGPEHSGPEHSGPEHSGPEHSAEHGSAGSGSATSAPASSSTESSGSSSSGSSSTGSSGSGASTRTTGTTAASASTDAAGVVGIPAAAAVIAAAMALV is encoded by the coding sequence ATGAAGTACACCTCCGCTATTCTACTCGCTCAAGTCGCTTTTGTTGCAGCACAGTCATCCTCGGGGTCTGTTACCGGCAGCGCTGCCCCCGCTCCGGGTGCGGGGTCGGGCGCAAGCATTTCTAGCACCACGACAGTCACCGCCTCAGGTTCTGGACCAGGCGCGACGTCCGGTGCTAGCTCCGGTGCAGCAGGCGGGGCCGCTGGCGGGGCCGCAGGTGGCGCCGCAGGTGGCGCCGCAGGTGGCGCCGCCGGTTCTAACTCCGGCAACTCTGGCTCCAATGGATCTGGCTCCGGCCCAGAACACTCTGGACCAGAACACTCCGGCCCAGAGCACTCTGGACCAGAGCACTCTGCCGAGCACGGATCTGCGGGCTCTGGGTCCGCGACTTCTGCGCCTGCCAGCTCTTCGACCGAGTCTTCAGGGTCGAGCTCGTCGGGCTCGTCCTCCACGGGTTCTTCTGGGTCCGGCGCGTCTACTCGGACTACAGGGACGACTGCCGCAAGCGCAAGCACGGATGCAGCCGGCGTTGTCGGTATCCcggctgcagctgccgTTATCGCAGCTGCGATGGCTCTAGTCTAA
- the ERG29 gene encoding Erg29p (Syntenic homolog of Saccharomyces cerevisiae YMR134W): protein MDGVARLFWKCDAVLLQWIRDVKFLRTYTADDTGARITLFLCVMGLFALVNELYITVEMSFVQKETYEELRQRKLEEALKTHRMVLDDSYHGKEYLDEKTGLVIEEFENREKFFAKPVHVAHVYVESRVLDSSAGERPIFDAFTYHIEFSPEEYESERRPEFGAALRVLRRRLYHLFKDSDTYRELAAKRQLQFTVSNGVRVYNSLGETLTADFDDVQLCFLKMETGDTIRCDYIV from the coding sequence ATGGACGGTGTGGCTCGGCTCTTTTGGAAGTGCGATGCGGTGCTCCTGCAGTGGATAAGGGACGTGAAGTTCCTGCGCACGTACACGGCGGACGACACGGGCGCAAGAATCACGCTGTTCCTGTGCGTGATGGGGCTGTTTGCGCTGGTCAACGAGCTGTACATCACGGTGGAGATGTCCTTTGTGCAGAAGGAGACGTACGAGGAGCTACGACAGCGCaagctggaggaggcgctCAAGACACACCGGATGGTGCTGGACGACTCGTACCACGGGAAGGAGTACCTGGACGAGAAGACGGGCCTTGTGATCGAGGAGTTCGAGAACCGCGAGAAGTTTTTTGCGAAGCCGGTGCACGTGGCGCACGTGTACGTGGAGAGCCGGGTCCTGGACTCGAGCGCGGGCGAGCGGCCTATTTTTGATGCATTTACTTACCATATCGAGTTTTCGCCTGAGGAGTACGAGTCGGAGCGGCGACCAGAGTTCGGAGCGGCTCTTCGCGTGCTGCGGAGGCGGCTGTACCACCTGTTCAAGGACAGCGACACATATCGGGAGCTGGCTGCgaagcgccagctgcagtTCACCGTGTCCAACGGCGTCCGGGTCTACAACAGCCTGGGGGAGACGCTGACCGCGGACTTCGACGACGTGCAACTCTGCTTCTTGAAAATGGAAACCGGAGATACTATACGCTGCGACTATATAGTTTAG
- the GID8 gene encoding glucose-induced degradation complex subunit GID8 (Syntenic homolog of Saccharomyces cerevisiae YMR135C (GID8)) encodes MTNFKTGYERKSFGKQEWNEVVLETAVPYEGLKDNVKQDTVQEPSIPWLLINYFVVMAYEESSVRMARDLGILKTNKDAIEFNKIYKIRERARIRELIKKGDILRAMEEINEKFGVETLENIDTGLGSSGNKALQDEDLHFKLLLLSLIEMIRHHHQDPPTSEEESNRFILNLIEYSQEKLAVKASSNKEYMKELELVMTLLLFPMEAVCDDNGNRIKVPKNLRNLYSLSLRSRIANLVNRKLLQRIYPQIAMASSNGKYPDLLGGNIADKNFDHFNSHLKSRAKEDISSNFTRETLASMKDTPEGPLGRNEWNTSNWANTSRILQDHVNKSGEADSNQKFHVEYEVKLVQVMKLWAWCENQLHNADIGVPRVQSTT; translated from the coding sequence ATGACCAACTTCAAGACGGGATATGAGCGCAAGAGTTTCGGCAAGCAAGAATGGAACGAGGTAGTGCTCGAGACAGCTGTACCATACGAGGGCTTGAAAGATAATGTGAAACAGGACACGGTTCAGGAGCCCAGTATTCCGTGGTTGTTAATAAACTACTTTGTGGTCATGGCATATGAGGAGTCGAGTGTACGCATGGCGCGGGACCTCGGTATCTTGAAAACTAACAAGGATGCTATCGAATTTAATAAGATATACAAGATTCGGGAGCGGGCCCGCATCCGGGAGCTAATCAAGAAGGGGGACATCTTGCGCGCCATGGAGGAGATCAACGAGAAGTTCGGCGTGGAAACGCTTGAGAACATAGACACGGGTCTGGGTAGCAGCGGAAACAAGGCGCTGCAGGACGAGGACCTTCACTTCAAGTTGTTGCTACTAAGCCTAATAGAAATGATACGGCACCACCACCAGGATCCGCCAACCTCGGAGGAGGAGTCGAACCGCTTCATTTTGAACTTAATCGAGTACTCGCAAGAAAAGTTGGCCGTAAAGGCGAGTTCCAACAAAGAATACATGAAGGAGCTTGAGCTGGTTATGACATTGCTGCTCTTTCCGATGGAAGCAGTGTGTGACGATAACGGAAATCGCATCAAAGTCCCCAAGAATTTGCGCAACCTATACTCGTTGTCATTGCGGTCTCGCATTGCCAATCTAGTGAATCGCAAGCTTCTCCAGAGGATTTACCCGCAGATAGCAATGGCCAGCAGCAATGGCAAGTATCCAGACCTCCTTGGCGGCAACATTGCGGACAAAAATTTCGACCACTTCAACAGCCATCTCAAGTCGCGTGCCAAGGAGGACATCTCCAGCAACTTTACGCGGGAGACGTTGGCAAGTATGAAAGACACACCAGAGGGACCGTTGGGACGCAACGAGTGGAACACGTCCAACTGGGCGAACACGAGCCGCATACTCCAGGACCACGTCAACAAGTCAGGCGAGGCTGATTCGAACCAAAAGTTCCATGTTGAATACGAGGTGAAGCTCGTGCAGGTAATGAAGCTTTGGGCCTGGTGTGAGAATCAGCTACACAATGCAGATATAGGCGTCCCACGGGTGCAGAGCACCACATAG